A genome region from Streptomyces antimycoticus includes the following:
- a CDS encoding MBL fold metallo-hydrolase — translation MKLTKKGHACVRIEKDGQALVIDPGTFSEEDAAVGADAILVTHEHFDHFNEERLRTALDANPAAHIWTLASVSGQISAAFPGRVHTVGEGDTFTAAGFDIEVHGQLHAVIHPDIPQITNVGYLVDGTLFHPGDALTEPAGRRVDTLMLPVHAPWNKLAEVLDYLRAVDPRRAVDIHDALLSDLAHMVYGRMLGPDGPGTGGAEHLRLTPGESLTL, via the coding sequence ATGAAGCTCACCAAGAAGGGCCATGCCTGCGTCCGGATCGAGAAGGACGGGCAGGCGCTCGTCATCGACCCCGGGACCTTCAGCGAAGAGGACGCCGCGGTCGGCGCGGACGCGATCCTCGTCACCCACGAGCACTTCGACCACTTCAACGAGGAGCGGCTGCGCACGGCGCTCGACGCCAACCCCGCCGCCCACATCTGGACGCTCGCCAGCGTCTCCGGCCAGATCTCGGCGGCGTTCCCCGGGCGAGTGCACACCGTCGGGGAGGGCGACACCTTCACCGCCGCCGGATTCGACATCGAGGTGCACGGCCAGCTGCACGCCGTCATCCATCCCGACATCCCGCAGATCACCAATGTGGGCTATCTGGTGGACGGCACGCTCTTCCACCCCGGCGACGCGCTCACCGAGCCCGCCGGGCGGCGGGTGGACACCCTGATGCTGCCGGTGCACGCCCCCTGGAACAAGCTCGCCGAGGTCCTCGACTACCTCCGCGCGGTCGACCCGCGCCGGGCCGTCGACATCCACGACGCCCTGCTGTCCGACCTCGCGCACATGGTCTACGGCCGCATGCTCGGTCCCGACGGACCGGGCACGGGCGGCGCCGAGCACCTGCGGCTGACACCGGGCGAATCCCTCACCCTCTGA
- a CDS encoding DUF6204 family protein, which yields MFRVTIRGAFEELGEDDREALRSAVDSFQVGFTEAGTFTCDQSLSAFTFRCQVPAEEPEDGEREATERAIAALTAQGYPHRILRVGVTDMRNIKIRRKGARR from the coding sequence GTGTTCCGAGTGACCATCCGCGGGGCCTTCGAGGAGCTGGGCGAGGACGATCGCGAGGCGCTGCGCAGCGCGGTCGACTCCTTCCAGGTGGGCTTCACCGAGGCGGGCACCTTCACCTGCGACCAGAGCCTTTCGGCGTTCACCTTCCGCTGTCAGGTTCCGGCGGAGGAGCCGGAGGACGGTGAGCGGGAGGCGACCGAACGGGCCATCGCGGCGCTGACCGCACAGGGGTACCCGCATCGGATCCTGCGGGTCGGCGTGACGGACATGCGGAACATCAAGATCCGCCGCAAGGGCGCACGACGCTGA
- a CDS encoding amino acid ABC transporter ATP-binding protein, whose translation MAVGEPLIELHGVNKHFGALHVLRDIELTVGRGEVVVIIGPSGGGKSTLIRTINRLETVQSGSIVVDGRPLPEEGKELARLRAEVGMVFQSFNLFAHRTVVANVMLGQAKVRRRGKQDAERRALELLDRVGLADQAGKFPAQLSGGQQQRVAIARALAMDPQVMLFDEPTSALDPEMINEVLEVMRQLAQEGMTMVVVTHEMGFARSAANRVVFMADGRIVEDRAPEEFFRAPESERAKDFLSKILKH comes from the coding sequence ATGGCCGTCGGTGAGCCGTTGATCGAGCTGCACGGCGTCAACAAGCACTTCGGCGCGCTGCACGTTCTGCGGGACATCGAGCTCACCGTCGGGCGCGGCGAAGTGGTCGTGATCATCGGCCCCTCCGGCGGCGGCAAGTCCACCCTGATCCGGACCATCAACCGGCTGGAGACCGTCCAGTCCGGCTCCATCGTCGTCGACGGCCGGCCGCTGCCCGAGGAGGGCAAGGAGCTGGCGCGGCTGCGGGCCGAGGTCGGCATGGTCTTCCAGTCGTTCAACCTCTTCGCCCACCGGACCGTGGTGGCCAATGTGATGCTCGGTCAGGCCAAGGTCCGCCGCCGCGGGAAGCAGGACGCCGAGCGGCGCGCCCTGGAGCTGCTGGACCGCGTGGGACTCGCCGACCAGGCCGGGAAGTTCCCCGCCCAGCTCTCCGGTGGCCAGCAGCAGCGGGTGGCCATCGCCCGCGCGCTGGCGATGGATCCGCAGGTGATGCTCTTCGACGAGCCGACCTCCGCCCTCGACCCGGAGATGATCAACGAGGTGCTGGAGGTGATGCGCCAGCTCGCCCAGGAAGGGATGACGATGGTCGTCGTCACCCATGAGATGGGCTTCGCCCGCTCCGCCGCGAACCGGGTGGTCTTCATGGCCGACGGCCGGATCGTCGAGGACCGTGCGCCGGAGGAGTTCTTCAGGGCCCCGGAGAGCGAGCGGGCCAAGGACTTCCTGTCCAAGATCCTCAAGCACTGA
- a CDS encoding DUF6278 family protein, with protein MNISFLGNWRKRRGPVSGTALMGAQEEDPQGVAQLLSECELLRARAAAAGIGLDDSTASLEALDQMAPRWRDDPDELPWLGNDAGLYLGTVIVRTVPGAVWQVWPNGRPVVLLASGREVDVVEAGQQWAADGAPELSRRYAEVAEA; from the coding sequence ATGAACATCTCCTTCTTGGGCAACTGGCGCAAGCGACGCGGCCCCGTCTCGGGCACGGCCCTGATGGGCGCCCAGGAGGAGGATCCCCAGGGCGTCGCCCAACTGCTCTCCGAATGCGAGCTGCTGCGCGCGCGGGCCGCGGCCGCGGGCATCGGACTTGATGACTCGACAGCCTCCCTGGAGGCGCTCGACCAGATGGCGCCGCGCTGGCGCGACGACCCGGACGAGCTCCCCTGGCTCGGTAACGACGCCGGTCTCTATCTCGGCACGGTCATCGTCCGCACTGTCCCCGGGGCCGTCTGGCAGGTGTGGCCCAACGGCCGGCCCGTCGTCCTGCTGGCCTCCGGCCGGGAGGTGGACGTCGTGGAGGCCGGTCAGCAGTGGGCCGCCGACGGCGCCCCCGAACTCTCCCGGCGCTACGCAGAGGTCGCCGAGGCGTAG
- a CDS encoding amino acid ABC transporter permease, which translates to MIAPSTTALYDAPGPHTRRRHRIYALAGTAVLLVLLGWIIYLLIHTGQFTYRKWMPFEYKGIQELLLNGLAGTLKAFGIAAVLSLVLGGVLAAGRLSEHRPVRWVATLLVEFFRAMPVLVMIFFVFVALKVQPLPALVTGLTLYNGSVLAEVFRAGVNSVDRGQREAAYSLGLRKTQVMTSVLVPQGVRAMLPAIISQLVVALKDTSLGFLITYEEFLHAGKLIASNLDYDLPFIPVVMVISPIYIGMCMLLSWFANWVAKRERRSVKTRQVEVAAAEPAAPMPGDTRG; encoded by the coding sequence ATGATCGCCCCCTCGACCACCGCCCTCTACGACGCCCCCGGGCCGCACACCCGGCGCCGGCACCGGATCTACGCGCTGGCCGGGACGGCCGTGCTGCTGGTCCTGCTCGGCTGGATCATCTACCTCCTCATCCACACCGGCCAGTTCACCTACCGCAAGTGGATGCCGTTTGAGTACAAGGGAATCCAGGAACTGCTGCTGAACGGGCTCGCGGGCACCCTCAAGGCGTTCGGGATCGCCGCGGTCCTCTCGCTCGTGCTCGGCGGAGTGCTCGCCGCGGGGCGGCTCTCCGAGCATCGCCCGGTGCGCTGGGTGGCCACGCTGCTGGTGGAGTTCTTCCGGGCGATGCCCGTCCTGGTGATGATCTTCTTCGTCTTCGTGGCGCTGAAGGTCCAGCCGCTGCCCGCCCTCGTCACCGGGCTGACGCTGTACAACGGCTCGGTGCTGGCCGAGGTGTTCCGGGCCGGGGTGAACTCGGTGGACCGCGGCCAGCGCGAGGCGGCGTACTCGCTCGGGCTGCGGAAGACCCAGGTCATGACGTCCGTGCTGGTGCCGCAGGGGGTGCGGGCGATGCTGCCGGCCATCATCAGCCAGCTGGTGGTGGCCCTGAAGGACACCTCGCTCGGCTTCCTCATCACCTATGAGGAGTTTCTGCACGCCGGAAAGCTGATCGCGTCCAATCTCGACTACGACCTGCCGTTCATCCCGGTGGTCATGGTGATCTCGCCCATCTACATCGGGATGTGCATGCTGCTCTCGTGGTTCGCCAACTGGGTGGCCAAGCGGGAGCGGCGCAGTGTGAAGACCCGCCAGGTCGAGGTCGCCGCCGCCGAACCGGCCGCCCCGATGCCGGGGGACACCCGCGGCTGA
- a CDS encoding TetR family transcriptional regulator: protein MSEGLRERHKRRTRRRIADVATGLFLERGFDRVTVAEVAAAAEVSVNTVYNYFPAKEDLVLPPDQASPRRIADIVRERPPGRSAAQAVLDRLREEVARRDRSLGLTEGFGPFFAMMREAPTLVARLEELGHRMNDELAAVLAEETGTAPEDPLPRVVAAQISGYHSLIFGEIGRRVTAGERPDAIAEAVTELLDAIEEMLGAPMLGYAVREERPCSE from the coding sequence ATGAGCGAAGGACTGCGGGAACGGCACAAGCGCCGTACGCGCCGACGGATCGCGGATGTGGCCACCGGCCTGTTCCTGGAGCGGGGCTTCGACCGGGTCACGGTCGCCGAGGTAGCCGCGGCCGCGGAGGTGTCCGTCAACACCGTCTACAACTACTTCCCGGCCAAGGAGGATCTGGTCCTGCCGCCCGACCAGGCGTCCCCGCGGCGGATCGCCGACATCGTGCGCGAGCGTCCGCCCGGCCGGTCCGCCGCCCAGGCGGTGCTGGACCGGCTGCGCGAGGAGGTGGCGCGCCGCGACCGCTCGCTGGGGCTGACCGAGGGCTTCGGCCCGTTCTTCGCGATGATGCGGGAGGCCCCCACGCTGGTCGCCCGGCTGGAGGAGCTCGGCCACCGGATGAACGACGAACTGGCCGCCGTGCTCGCCGAGGAGACCGGCACGGCGCCGGAGGATCCGCTGCCGCGTGTGGTGGCCGCCCAGATCAGCGGCTATCACTCACTCATCTTCGGCGAGATCGGCCGACGCGTCACGGCGGGCGAGCGCCCCGACGCCATCGCCGAGGCCGTGACGGAACTCCTCGACGCCATCGAGGAGATGCTCGGCGCGCCGATGCTCGGCTACGCCGTACGGGAGGAGCGACCGTGTTCCGAGTGA
- a CDS encoding ABC transporter ATP-binding protein → MSSSVIRVRGLTRTFSLGSGPVYAVRGIDLTVGRGEILGFLGPNGAGKTTTLRMLTTLLPPSGGEAEIAGRDLLRDPAGVRRRIGYVAQSGGLDPACSVREELVTQGRLHLMSRGAAAGRADELAGELGLSGLMDRPTAALSGGQRRRVEIALGLVNRPEVLFLDEPTTGLDPGSRAELWDLVRRVRAEHGTTVFLTTHYLDEADALADRIVVVDAGRIVAEGTSAELKSRYAGDPAASLQDAFLAITGRSTAEQPLAI, encoded by the coding sequence ATGTCCTCATCCGTCATCCGCGTTCGCGGCCTCACCCGGACCTTCTCGCTGGGCAGCGGCCCCGTGTACGCCGTCCGTGGCATCGATCTGACCGTCGGCCGCGGCGAGATCCTCGGCTTCCTGGGCCCCAATGGAGCCGGTAAGACCACGACCCTGCGCATGCTCACCACCCTGCTGCCGCCCAGCGGAGGCGAGGCCGAGATCGCCGGGCGCGATCTGCTCCGCGATCCGGCGGGTGTGCGGCGGCGGATCGGCTATGTGGCCCAGTCGGGCGGCCTGGACCCCGCGTGTTCCGTACGCGAGGAGCTGGTCACCCAGGGCCGGTTGCATCTGATGTCCCGGGGCGCGGCGGCCGGGCGCGCCGATGAACTCGCCGGTGAGCTCGGCCTGTCGGGGCTCATGGACCGCCCGACCGCCGCCCTCTCCGGCGGTCAGCGGCGCCGGGTGGAGATCGCGCTGGGTCTGGTCAACCGGCCCGAGGTGCTCTTCCTCGACGAGCCCACCACCGGTCTCGACCCCGGCAGCCGGGCGGAGCTGTGGGACCTGGTGCGGCGCGTCCGTGCCGAGCACGGCACCACGGTCTTCCTCACCACTCACTATCTGGACGAGGCCGATGCGCTCGCCGACCGGATCGTGGTCGTGGACGCCGGGCGGATCGTCGCCGAGGGCACCTCCGCCGAGCTCAAGAGCCGCTATGCGGGCGATCCGGCCGCCAGCCTCCAGGACGCCTTCCTCGCCATCACCGGCCGGTCCACGGCCGAGCAACCCCTCGCCATCTGA
- a CDS encoding ABC transporter permease: MTLLAHTGIVFGRSLRSTLRSKTNLFFGMLQPLLLLALFGPLLTGLDMGVGGSSWQTLVPGVLVQLALLGGSYVGLGLLMDRNLGVLDRMRVTPVSPLALLLGRTLRDVVQLVSQSVLLVLLGLAFGLRAPLPGVLIGLLFVAVLAAALSALSYGLAMNVRTPPEFAAIANTAAMPLMLLSGLLLPMTLAPGWLEGASRAVPFRYTVDAVRQVFLGHYANTTVAVGAAVTLALAALCLLGGARLFGRVRG, from the coding sequence ATGACTCTTCTCGCCCATACCGGCATCGTCTTCGGCCGCAGTCTGCGCTCGACGCTTCGCTCGAAGACCAATCTCTTCTTCGGGATGCTGCAGCCGCTGCTCCTGCTCGCCCTCTTCGGCCCGCTGCTGACCGGACTCGACATGGGCGTCGGCGGATCGTCCTGGCAGACGCTGGTCCCCGGTGTGCTCGTCCAGCTCGCCCTGCTCGGCGGGTCGTACGTCGGACTCGGACTGCTGATGGACCGCAACCTCGGCGTACTGGACCGGATGCGGGTCACCCCGGTCAGCCCGCTCGCGCTGCTGCTCGGCCGTACCCTGCGCGATGTCGTCCAGCTGGTGTCCCAGTCGGTGCTGCTGGTGCTGCTCGGCCTGGCCTTCGGGCTGCGCGCCCCGCTCCCCGGTGTGCTGATCGGCCTGCTGTTCGTGGCCGTGCTCGCGGCGGCGCTGTCCGCGCTCTCCTACGGGCTGGCCATGAACGTCCGCACACCCCCGGAGTTCGCCGCCATCGCCAACACGGCGGCCATGCCGCTGATGCTGCTCTCCGGCCTGCTGCTGCCGATGACCCTGGCCCCCGGATGGCTGGAGGGCGCCTCGCGCGCGGTGCCGTTCCGCTACACGGTCGACGCGGTGCGCCAGGTGTTCCTGGGGCACTACGCCAACACCACGGTCGCCGTCGGGGCGGCCGTCACCCTGGCCCTGGCGGCGCTGTGTCTGCTGGGCGGGGCGCGCCTGTTCGGCCGGGTCCGCGGCTGA
- a CDS encoding alpha/beta fold hydrolase, producing MTPARKALRPTMAAAVSVTVLAGTAFGLAPSVQAAAPAPTAATAASSDSASSSGVSLRFVDIPGDGGVKLAANVVAPADADASRRLPLVVLPTSWSLPQVEYLAQAKKLAEAGYVVLTYNSRGFWQSGGRIETAGPPDIADASKVIDWALANTPADPDHIGMAGLSYGAGISLLAAGADPRIRAVVAMSGWADLVGSIYSGRTQHAQAAGLLAGAGELTGRPSDELRQILDDFFSSDLAKEPDLIAWGKKRSPAAQLDRINANGAAIMLGNSWGDSIFPPNSYADFFEKLTGPKRLELRPGDHATAELTGLLGLPNTTWSHARQWLDRYLKGERNGIDTQAPVQLMSRTARGDDYEGYPSWSAVPSEQRRVPLAGTEKITANHDSGANAGTVLLGGALDQFLKVPPLASIPLLPRSRAAVWQTGTCAREQRVRGTVKLHTTVTSDRSDGTAVAYLYDVGPLGVGKLITNAPVTFHDRTPGTPFKVDLELFSTAYDVPAGHRLALVVDTVDPLYIEHNPDGAHLTFSSPAADPSYLTVPVRD from the coding sequence GTGACCCCTGCCCGCAAAGCCCTGCGCCCCACGATGGCCGCGGCCGTCTCGGTGACCGTCCTGGCCGGCACGGCCTTCGGCCTCGCCCCCTCCGTCCAGGCCGCGGCACCGGCCCCGACCGCCGCCACGGCCGCCTCCTCCGACTCCGCCTCCTCCTCGGGCGTCTCCCTGCGGTTCGTCGACATCCCCGGCGACGGCGGCGTGAAGCTGGCCGCCAACGTCGTGGCCCCCGCGGACGCCGACGCCTCCCGCCGCCTGCCCCTCGTCGTGCTGCCCACCAGCTGGTCCCTCCCCCAGGTCGAATACCTCGCCCAGGCCAAGAAGCTCGCCGAAGCCGGCTATGTGGTGCTCACCTACAACTCCCGCGGCTTCTGGCAGTCCGGCGGGAGGATCGAGACGGCCGGGCCGCCCGATATCGCCGACGCGTCCAAGGTCATCGACTGGGCGCTGGCCAACACCCCCGCCGACCCCGACCACATCGGCATGGCCGGGCTCTCCTACGGCGCCGGGATCAGCCTGCTCGCGGCCGGTGCCGACCCGCGGATCAGGGCCGTGGTGGCCATGAGCGGCTGGGCGGATCTGGTCGGCTCGATCTACAGCGGCCGCACCCAGCACGCCCAGGCCGCCGGGCTGCTCGCCGGGGCCGGGGAGCTGACCGGCCGGCCCAGCGATGAACTCCGGCAGATCCTGGACGACTTCTTCTCCTCCGACCTCGCCAAGGAACCGGATCTGATCGCCTGGGGCAAGAAGCGGTCCCCCGCCGCCCAGCTCGACCGGATCAACGCCAATGGCGCGGCCATCATGCTGGGCAACTCCTGGGGCGACTCGATCTTCCCGCCCAACAGCTACGCCGACTTCTTCGAGAAGCTGACCGGCCCCAAGCGGCTGGAGCTGCGGCCCGGCGACCACGCCACCGCCGAGCTCACCGGACTGCTCGGACTGCCCAACACCACCTGGAGCCACGCCCGCCAGTGGCTGGACCGCTACCTCAAGGGCGAGCGCAACGGCATCGACACCCAAGCGCCGGTGCAGCTGATGTCCCGTACCGCGCGCGGCGACGACTACGAGGGCTACCCCAGCTGGTCGGCCGTCCCCTCCGAGCAGCGCCGCGTCCCGCTCGCCGGCACCGAGAAGATCACTGCCAATCACGACTCCGGTGCCAACGCCGGAACGGTGCTGCTGGGCGGCGCCCTCGACCAGTTCCTGAAGGTCCCGCCGCTGGCCTCGATCCCACTGCTGCCCCGGTCCCGCGCGGCCGTCTGGCAGACCGGAACCTGCGCGCGCGAGCAGCGCGTCCGCGGCACCGTGAAGCTCCACACCACCGTGACCAGCGACCGCTCGGACGGTACGGCGGTCGCGTATCTCTACGACGTGGGCCCGCTGGGCGTCGGCAAGCTCATCACCAACGCCCCGGTCACCTTCCATGACCGCACCCCGGGCACGCCGTTCAAAGTGGACCTGGAGCTGTTCTCCACGGCGTACGACGTCCCGGCGGGCCATCGGCTGGCGCTGGTCGTCGACACCGTCGACCCGCTCTACATCGAGCACAACCCCGACGGCGCCCATCTCACCTTCTCGTCCCCGGCCGCCGACCCGTCCTACCTCACGGTCCCGGTCCGCGACTGA
- a CDS encoding exodeoxyribonuclease III: protein MRIATWNVNSITARLPRLLAWLESSGTDVLCVQETKCAESAFPYEPLRELGYEAAVNATGRWNGVALISKAGLTDVTVGLPGGPDYDGGQEPRAIGATCGPVRLWSVYVPNGREIGHPHYDYKLRWLEALRTTVAGDAAGERPFAVLGDFNVAPTDEDVWDRSAFDGLTHVTDLEREALAALREAGLSDVVPRPLKYDRPFTYWDYRELGFPKNRGMRIDLVYGNEVFAKAVGDAYVDREERKGKGASDHAPVVVDLEV from the coding sequence ATGCGCATCGCGACCTGGAACGTCAATTCGATCACCGCCCGGCTGCCCCGGCTGCTCGCCTGGCTGGAGAGCAGCGGCACGGACGTCCTGTGCGTCCAGGAGACCAAGTGCGCCGAGTCCGCCTTTCCCTACGAGCCGCTGCGCGAGCTCGGCTACGAGGCCGCGGTCAACGCCACCGGGCGGTGGAACGGAGTGGCGCTGATCTCCAAGGCCGGTCTCACGGACGTCACCGTGGGCCTCCCCGGCGGCCCGGACTACGACGGCGGCCAGGAGCCGCGGGCGATAGGCGCCACCTGCGGCCCGGTCCGCCTCTGGTCGGTCTATGTGCCCAACGGCCGGGAGATCGGCCACCCCCACTACGACTACAAGCTCCGCTGGCTGGAGGCGCTGCGCACGACCGTCGCCGGGGACGCGGCCGGTGAGCGCCCCTTCGCGGTCCTCGGCGACTTCAATGTGGCGCCGACCGACGAGGACGTCTGGGACCGGTCCGCCTTCGACGGGCTGACCCATGTGACCGACCTGGAGCGCGAGGCCCTGGCGGCGCTGCGCGAGGCCGGGCTGTCGGACGTGGTGCCGCGGCCGCTGAAGTACGACCGCCCCTTCACCTACTGGGACTACCGGGAGCTGGGCTTCCCCAAGAACCGCGGTATGCGGATCGACCTGGTCTACGGCAACGAGGTGTTCGCCAAGGCGGTCGGCGACGCGTATGTGGACCGCGAGGAGCGCAAGGGCAAGGGCGCCTCCGACCACGCCCCGGTCGTCGTCGACCTGGAGGTGTGA
- a CDS encoding amino acid ABC transporter permease: protein MDVLTQNFSLYGKGFLGTVELTVYASLLALALGILMAAFRVAPVASLRAFGTAWVTVLRNTPLTLLFFAVMLGLPRFGLVLPFTVFAVIALGCYTSAFICEAVRAGINTVPVGQGEAARSLGMTFDQTLSAVVLPQAFRSVIPPIGSTLIALAKNSAIAGSFSVTELLGTYKPLNERGYSIIWSFVWIAAGYLIITLAISAIFFLLERHWGVQR, encoded by the coding sequence ATGGACGTGCTCACCCAGAACTTCTCGCTCTACGGCAAGGGCTTCCTCGGCACCGTGGAGCTGACCGTCTACGCCTCGCTGCTCGCCCTCGCGCTCGGCATCCTGATGGCCGCCTTCCGGGTGGCGCCGGTCGCCTCGCTGCGCGCCTTCGGCACCGCCTGGGTGACGGTGCTCCGCAACACCCCGCTGACGCTGCTGTTCTTCGCGGTGATGCTGGGGCTGCCGCGCTTCGGTCTGGTGCTGCCGTTCACCGTCTTCGCGGTGATCGCGCTCGGCTGCTATACCTCGGCGTTCATCTGCGAGGCGGTGCGCGCGGGCATCAACACGGTGCCGGTGGGGCAGGGCGAAGCGGCCCGCAGCCTGGGCATGACGTTCGACCAGACGCTGAGCGCGGTGGTGCTGCCGCAGGCGTTCCGCTCGGTCATCCCGCCGATCGGATCGACCTTGATCGCGCTCGCCAAGAACTCGGCCATCGCCGGGTCGTTCAGCGTCACCGAACTGCTCGGCACCTACAAACCCCTCAATGAGCGGGGCTACAGCATCATCTGGTCCTTCGTCTGGATCGCCGCCGGGTATCTGATCATCACCCTCGCCATCAGCGCGATCTTCTTCCTGCTGGAGCGGCACTGGGGAGTGCAGCGATGA
- a CDS encoding SGNH/GDSL hydrolase family protein, which yields MHVARAWTAAGIVAGGVTLVLLAPSSAAPASVPTQATRPTRPTHKPLPLERLFDNRAVSDDARPGGADFDGAGSSLSAQDLRAAGWTPGRDIALDAARLTWPRSAGARPDNVIADGQAVRLRGRGEALTFLVASSSPDGPGAGASGVGTVRYRDGSSRPYTLSAPDWRAGPAATKAVGLPHLNTAAGQRQETARLYAVTVPLERGRDVASVVLPRDPGPSADLHVFAASLRQPADGWTGSWAASTAGYTKVGPWTDQTLRLVVHTSAGGPRARVRMENTFAASPVEIGHATVALQASGAAARGVPVPLTFGGRPGTSVPAGAQAFSDPVDFPVPADANLLVSIHLPGPVAAVPVHSQATQRSYLSAAGSGDRTGEPGAESYTSTLTTWPFLTGVDVRGGPGSVVALGDSITDGTKSTNDANRRWPDVLSRRLRGQSEIPAYGVLNAGISANRVVADRYPGEGVSTDTGGVSAQHRLERDVLAQTGARTVVVFQGINDLRWGSSAEELIAGLRSLAARMHERGLRVVGATIAPCEGESLCTPDADARRSAVNAFLRDSGGVFDAVLDFDAVVRDPEHPARILPAYDSGDHLHPGDAGLRAMADSIDLRKLVG from the coding sequence ATGCACGTCGCGAGAGCCTGGACAGCCGCCGGGATCGTCGCGGGAGGTGTCACTCTCGTACTCCTCGCGCCTTCCTCCGCCGCACCGGCCAGTGTGCCGACCCAGGCGACCCGGCCGACCCGGCCGACCCATAAGCCGCTCCCTCTGGAGCGGCTTTTCGACAACCGGGCGGTCAGCGATGACGCCCGGCCGGGTGGCGCCGACTTCGACGGCGCGGGCTCCTCGCTCTCCGCACAGGATCTGCGGGCCGCCGGCTGGACCCCGGGGCGTGACATCGCCCTGGACGCGGCGCGGCTGACCTGGCCGAGGAGCGCGGGGGCACGGCCCGACAACGTGATCGCCGACGGACAGGCGGTGCGGCTGCGCGGGCGGGGCGAGGCGCTGACCTTCCTGGTGGCGAGCAGTTCACCGGACGGGCCCGGCGCCGGGGCGAGCGGTGTCGGCACGGTGCGCTACCGGGACGGGTCGAGCCGTCCGTACACGCTGAGCGCGCCGGACTGGCGGGCGGGCCCCGCCGCCACCAAGGCCGTCGGGCTCCCTCATCTCAACACCGCCGCCGGGCAGCGGCAGGAGACGGCCCGGCTGTACGCGGTGACGGTGCCGCTGGAGCGTGGCCGGGATGTCGCCTCGGTGGTGCTGCCGAGGGATCCGGGCCCGTCCGCCGACCTCCATGTCTTCGCCGCGTCGCTGCGGCAGCCCGCGGACGGCTGGACGGGGAGCTGGGCGGCGAGCACCGCCGGGTACACCAAGGTCGGGCCGTGGACCGATCAGACGCTGCGGCTGGTGGTGCACACCAGCGCGGGCGGGCCGAGGGCCCGGGTCCGGATGGAGAACACCTTCGCCGCATCGCCCGTGGAGATCGGCCATGCGACGGTCGCGCTCCAGGCGAGCGGCGCGGCGGCGCGGGGCGTACCGGTGCCGCTGACCTTCGGCGGGCGGCCGGGGACGTCGGTCCCCGCGGGCGCGCAGGCGTTCAGCGATCCGGTGGACTTCCCGGTTCCGGCGGACGCCAATCTGCTGGTGAGCATCCATCTGCCGGGTCCGGTCGCGGCGGTGCCGGTGCACAGCCAGGCCACCCAGCGGTCGTATCTGAGCGCGGCGGGCAGCGGTGACCGAACCGGTGAGCCGGGCGCCGAGTCCTATACCAGCACCCTCACCACCTGGCCGTTTCTGACCGGGGTCGATGTGCGGGGCGGGCCGGGTTCGGTGGTGGCGCTCGGCGACTCGATCACCGACGGCACCAAGTCCACCAATGACGCCAACCGCCGCTGGCCCGATGTGCTCTCGCGCCGGCTGCGGGGGCAGTCCGAGATCCCGGCGTACGGCGTGCTCAACGCGGGCATCTCCGCCAACCGCGTGGTCGCCGACCGCTATCCGGGCGAGGGCGTCTCCACGGACACCGGCGGGGTCAGCGCACAGCACCGGCTGGAGCGCGATGTGCTCGCCCAGACCGGGGCCCGTACGGTCGTCGTCTTCCAGGGCATCAACGATCTGCGCTGGGGCAGCTCGGCCGAGGAGCTGATCGCGGGGCTGCGGTCGCTCGCGGCGCGCATGCATGAGCGCGGGCTGCGGGTGGTCGGGGCGACCATCGCCCCGTGCGAGGGCGAGTCGCTGTGCACGCCGGACGCGGACGCGCGGCGCTCGGCCGTCAACGCCTTCCTCCGGGACAGCGGCGGGGTGTTCGACGCCGTGCTGGACTTCGACGCGGTGGTGCGGGACCCCGAGCATCCGGCGCGGATCCTGCCCGCCTACGACAGCGGGGACCATCTGCACCCGGGGGACGCGGGGTTGCGGGCGATGGCGGACTCGATCGACCTGCGGAAGCTGGTGGGGTAA